The Arachis ipaensis cultivar K30076 chromosome B07, Araip1.1, whole genome shotgun sequence genome includes a window with the following:
- the LOC107608823 gene encoding armadillo repeat-containing protein 7 isoform X1, translating to MFTNDQRQQERTGKYGSPRFQYLQELVSQFQNTADEEAKERILANLANFAYDPYNYNFLRQLNILELFLDCMTEPNEKLVEFGVGGICNSCADQANIAIVSKFGGIPLIIQCLSSPVRNTVNYALGALYYVCNESNKEEILKPEVIDAIKRYAAAEEVSASFSNLAKAFLDKHLSEN from the exons ATGTTCACCAATGACCAGAGACAACAAGAGCGAACTGGAAAATATGGAAGTCCTAGATTTCAATACCTTCAG GAACTGGTGTCTCAGTTTCAGAACACAGCCGATGAAG AAGCAAAAGAGAGGATTTTGGCAAATTTGGCCAACTTCGCTTATGATCCTTACAATTATAACTTTTTGCGACAG CTTAATATTTTGGAACTCTTCCTGGACTGCATGACTGAACCCAATGAAAAACTTGTAGAGTTTGGTGTTGGAGGCATCTGCAATTCTTGTGCTG atcAGGCAAATATTGCAATTGTAAGTAAGTTTGGTGGCATACCTCTTATCATTCAATGTCTATCAAGCCCAGTCAGGAACACT GTAAATTATGCACTTGGAGCACTTTATTATGTGTGTAATGAATCTAACAAGGAAGAGATTTTAAAACCAGAAGTTATTGATGCCATCAAAAGGTATGCAGCAGCTGAAGAAGTTAGTGCAAGCTTCAGTAATCTAGCTAAAGCTTTCCTAGACAAACATCTATCTGAGAACTAG
- the LOC107606796 gene encoding glutathione S-transferase T3-like: protein MVTCHMFPIFQPQNQNSQTPHFPFLSIFNPSIGNVTPTSLPFPTQFSASRHNSSGVGGSSNPSSQTPIQSSPNSQYSDFANPRGLDDIDLNDDDIEDRRQDSIQHWNWKEDEMLISGWLNVSTDPGVVACKKRWYKINKAVAQFAGCYDQASRNIRSGSNADDIKELAYKLYSTNYGQKFTFERHWNMLRLEQKWRSQLPTQSGGSKRTKVSATGAYSSSSNPETPLADEPGVDSPVRQQGSKKSKRRVNIIVSLLFMKVTVAKLAVK from the exons ATGGTAACTTGCCACATG TTTCCTATATTCCAACCgcaaaatcaaaattcacaaacaccCCATTTTCCATTTTTGTCCATATTTAACCCCTCTATCGGAAATGTTACTCCAACTTCCTTGCCGTTTCCAACTCAATTCAGTGCATCAAGACATAACTCATCTGGTGTTGGTGGCTCTTCTAACCCATCCTCTCAGACTCCTATACAATCTAGTCCAAATTCACAATATTCAGATTTTGCCAACCCTCGTGGATTAGATGATATCGAccttaatgatgatgatattgaagaTCGGAGGCAAGATAGTATTCAACACTGGAATTGGAAAGAGGATGAGATGCTGATCAGTGGATGGTTAAATGTTTCAACTGACCCT GGGGTAGTTGCATGTAAGAAACGATGGTATAAGATCAACAAGGCTGTTGCACAATTTGCTGGTTGCTACGATCAAGCTAGTCGAAACATAAGGAGTGGTTCGAACGCTGATGATATAAAGGAGTTGGCTTATAAACTTTATTCCACAAATTATGGTCAAAAGTTCACTTTTGAGAGGCATTGGAACATGCTTCGCTTGGAGCAAAAATGGAGAAGCCAACTACCTACACAGAGTGGCGGCTCAAAGAGAACCAAGGTTAGTGCAACTGGAGCATACTCATCCTCATCAAACCCAGAAACACCGTTGGCTGACGAACCCGGTGTGGACTCTCCCGTTCGCCAACAAGGATCAAAGAAGAGCAAGCGAAGAG TCAATATTATTGTGTCGTTATTGTTCATGAAAGTGAccgttgcaaaactagccgttaagtag
- the LOC107606797 gene encoding uncharacterized protein LOC107606797, producing the protein MARNFDDMFNEALYDKRRRQDNTLIDNWIDEYLLEDSEEEDIDRSPIPITRRWINRDREAGHDRLFQDYFADEPVYNANIFRRRFRMRRDVFLRIVDALSNVYPYFQQRVDATGRRGLSPLQKCTAAIRMLAYGVAADAVDDYVRIGESTTIECLEKFVEGVISVFQDEYLRKPNPNDVQRLLQIAEGRGFPGMLGSIDCMHWQWKNCPKAWKGMYMSGYRGVATIVLEVVASSDLWIWHAFFGVSGSNNDINMLDHSPVFDDILNDRAPEVNYTINGNNYTMGYYLTDDIYPEWATFVKSISKPQGEKRKLFTQYQEGQRKDVERAFRVLQARFAIIRGPARFWEKKKLANIMRACIILHNMIVEDERNSYAGNFAQGLEYDDVENGLSQPQLGEEDFAPYHQFLQRNAQLRNRQQHRQLKEDLIEHIWQFHNACRQL; encoded by the coding sequence ATGGCTAGAAATTTtgatgatatgtttaatgagGCTTTGTATGACAAAAGAAGACGGCAAGATAACACACTGATAGATAATTGGATCGATGAGTATTTACTCGAagattcagaagaagaagatatcGATAGAAGCCCTATCCCAATTACTCGTAGATGGATCAACAGAGATCGAGAAGCAGGACATGATCGCCTTTTCCAAGATTACTTTGCAGATGAACCGGTGTATAATGCTAACATTTTCCGACGGAGATTTCGAATGAGAAGAGATGTGTTCCTTCGGATAGTAGACGCTCTCTCAAACGTCTATCCGTATTTCCAACAGAGGGTTGatgcaactggaagaagaggcttGTCGCCACTTCAGAAATGTACCGCTGCGATACGGATGTTAGCATATGGCGTAGCAGCTGATGCTGTTGATGATTATGTGCGCATAGGCGAGAGCACTACAATTGAATGCTTGGAAAAATTTGTTGAAGGTGTCATTTCCGTGTTCCAGGATGAATACTTGCGAAAACCCAATCCAAATGACGTACAACGCCTGCTACAAATAGCGGAGGGTCGTGGCTTCCCTGGCATGTTGGGTAGCATTGACTGCATGCATTGGCAATGGAAAAATTGTCCAAAGGCGTGGAAAGGTATGTACATGAGTGGTTATCGTGGGGTTGCAACCATAGTACTTGAGGTTGTAGCATCTTCAGACCTTTGGATATGGCATGCGTTCTTTGGAGTTTCTGGTTCAAATAATGATATCAACATGTTAGATCATTCTCCAGTGTTTGACGACATTCTAAATGACCGTGCTCCGGAGGTAAATTATACTATTAATGGTAATAATTATACAATGGGATACTATTTAACAGATGATATTTATCCTGAATGGGCCACATTTGTCAAATCAATCTCAAAGCCACAAGGTGAGAAACGTAAGTTATTTACACAATACCAAGAAGGGCAAAGAAAAGATGTGGAACGAGCATTCAGAGTGTTGCAAGCACGCTTTGCAATTATACGTGGTCCAGCTCGTTTTTGGGaaaagaagaagcttgccaacataatgagagcttgtattatattgcataatatgATTGTTGAGGATGAAAGAAACAGTTATGCAGGAAATTTTGCTCAAGGCTTAGAGTATGATGATGTTGAAAATGGCTTATCACAACCTCAGctgggagaggaagattttgcacCATACCATCAATTTCTCCAACGAAATGCCCAACTTCGAAATAGGCAGCAGCATAGACAATTGAAGGAGGACTTGATTGAACACATATGGCAATTTCACAATGCTTGTCGTCAACTATAG